GGTGCGTTGGGAGCGATCCAGCGGCCATCTTGCTGAACCCACAGGAAGAGTGTCGCCGATGTCTCGCCGGACTGCTCGTCCAGCGCCACGACGAAGGTGGAGTCGGTATGCGCCTCGCGGAGGCGCTCGGCCTGAGACTTTACCGGCGGTGCCGAGGTAGTGACAGGCGTGGTCGTAGTGGAAGGCTGAACGGAAGCAGGGGGCGGATCCACAGGAGAAGCTTGCTGCTGCTCCTGCATCTTCCGTAGCACCGCTTCCGCCGCTTCCGCCCGCTCACGCTCTGCCTGAGCCTGGGCCTTAGCGGCTGCGGCCTCGGCTTGCGCCGCGGCAACTGCCGGATCAGGCCCGTTCTGCCGAGGCATGAACGGAGGTGCGAACCCCTGTGCAGCGCGCGCTGTAGCAGTCGAGATCTCCTGGTAGTCAGCTGGCTTGCAGGCCAGCATTATACTAGAGGAGAACATACTGTAGACACGCGACCGGTAGACCGGCCACAGGGCCTTGGGAAGGTCCTTTTCGCACTGCACGCCGCACTGCCCGTTGAGGAAAGAGACGATGTCGGCGTTTACGTTCTGTACGTTGAACGCTATGGCCGACTGGTCGGTCCTCATGACATGGTCAGCGTGCCTGATGAAGAAGAACCTGTAGTCCCTTCGGGACTGATCGTGGCGAACCTCTGACACGAGGAAGTAGCGGCCAGGACCGAGCCGATTGAGATCAACCCAGAGCCGGTTATCCTCCGCAGAAACACACAGCCCGTCCAGTCCCTCAACTTCGACCCGGGTTCCCTTCAGGTGGCAGTCCTCAATCCCGAATACCCTCAGGTCCACCGACATGCAGCAGGTCTCTTCGGTGATCTTGTATGGCCTAGGATACCCCTCCGAACAGTCCTCGGAGACCGGAGCCGTGAAGGTCTGGCCCAGAGCCCAGCCGTTCACCGTGCCACCTTCCTTGTTGCTGAAAGTGACAATTGCGGTGGGCGAACTGATGACCGTGGTTCCCTTGACCGTGATCAAAGGGATACCAAACCCACCGAAGATCGTGGTCTCGTCGGCCGAAGCCGGCGCGAGACAGACCGCCAGAATGGCAGCCAGAACCAGCAGTACGACGAATCTAGTGCGCATGGTTATGCGCCTCCTTGTGAGTCCCCTTAGCGGGGTTAGTGTCCCCGCAGGGGGATTTTGTATTCATCTATATCAAAGTGCCACCTCGCTCGCTGCGCAGGTGGCACAGTGAACGAGGTCAATCTCCGCCAAAACCGTAGTCTTGGCAAGAGGCGAATGATTTAAAAGTCATCACGCCTTCTGCCAAAAAAGTTCTTCAATTATTTTTGACCTTTCCAACCTCGGCTCGACCATCGGACGAGACGGGTGATTTTCGAATTATCTTCACAGATCCAGCCAGGAATAAGGCGAGAAACGATCAAGGTATTAGCCAGACCAGGTTCGCATTTTTTAAGGAACCATCAATGTCAGCTATAGAGCTTGCCGCCCATAAGGCCCCTTATTCCCAGCCAGACCCGTAAAAACAATCTCTCAACTTCGGTCGAGATAAATCTCCGCTTCAGTCGATGTAAACAATTTCTCAATTCCCTTGGAATAAAAAACGGAATGGAAATCTCTTTCCATCCCTCACTTTCACGAGAATTACTTTAGCACAATTATCGAATCTTGTCAATATCTGACTCTACTATTTCGCATTATTCGAACAAATTAGCTACAGACAGATCGGATAAATATTTCTCTGGATTTCTCAAAAAATCAACCCGAGACAGATCGGTAACATAATCATATGCCGGATTATCAAGATAAGGCCCAATAATTTTGGGGGCTGATTTCAGATTTTTAACCGGCAGGAGTTCTCCGTATCTTGGATTTTTGACAATTTTCTTTTCACCAAATTTATCTAAAATATAATATGCAGCTCCCTGTTTATTTTCAAATTCAGAATAATCAGAATCGAAACCATTACAAACCCAGTTTGCCATTACAAGAGTGCGATTTCCGGCGTTGATTGTGGCGTGTCCATATCCTGGGGGTATAACGATTGAGTTTCCCTCTTCAACTTGGCAGATAATCACATCGGTCACAATGCCGTTCTCTAAATTTTGCACAAGACATGTTGCGACGCCAGACGCTACATAATATAATTCCGGATATTGAAAATTTGTACCCTGCTTGTTTGGGTGATAATGCCCTATGGTTTTTATATATTCATCTCCAATTTTGGCTGGCGGCACAACGGTAAGATCAAATCTCAAATTGGAATTTGAAATTTTCTCGGCATCAGCCATTTTTTTTACGCCTCGGTACATTAAATATGAAGAATTGTCAGAGAGTGGAACGTCCTGATTGGCAGCAACTGGGCGAAGGTCGGAAAATTTTCTCTCACTGACTTTTTCCACGTCGACAGCGGCACCAAAAGACAGCCTGCCGTTTTCTTCAAGCAGAGCAGAAAAGCCGATTTTGTCCGTAAGATTAGTCATTTTTAATCATGTTAATTATTTTTTCAATATCTCGAATCGATTTGATCGAAGCTGCTTGCTTTCTCATCTCTTTTGCATTTTGGAATCCTCTAAGATAAGCCAAAAGATGTTTTCTAAATTCAATTATACCATGATCCCCTTTTGTTTCGTAAACAAGTTTTGCATGTTTCAATATTAAAGCTGTGGGTTTCAAGCTGTTAACTGCAAGCTCTGCAGAAAAGATCCATGGCTTGCCAAAAGTGGCTCGACCTATCGCTACCCCATCAAGCTTAATGCCCCCTGATTCACTCCTTTTGATGGCTTCATCGTAATTTGAAATATCACCATTGCCTATAATCGAAACTTCCTTATTTTTGATCTTTGATATTTGATCTTTGATTTGATAAATATTTTCCCACCTGGCTATGTTCTTAAAGCCATCTTTATAGGTTCGGCCGTGAATTATGATTGCATCGGCTCCGGCTTCAGCTAATCTAGGAGCAAAATCCAATATTTCATTGTCATTTTCCCAGCCAAGACGAGTTTTTACCGAAAGAGGAATTGATATTTCCGCCCTAACTGCGCGGACGATTTCGCAAGCCAAATCAGGATTCTTAAGAAGCGCTGCGCCGTGATCCGATCCGATAACTTTGCGCGCCGGGCAGCCCATATTGATATCAATTCCGTCCGGCTTCAAATTTTCCACCACCCATTTGGCGGCATAAGCAAATTTTTCGGGATATTTTCCAAAAAGCTGAACTACTATCGGCCTCTCGTCGTCGTAGAACGAAAGTAATTCGGCTGTAGAATGATTCTTGCCTTCGACTTTATGGACTTTACCGACTTTATGGACTTTGAACTTGCCGTAGGCAATCGCATCTGCAGAAACCAATTCTGTCATCACGACATCGGCACCATATCCTTTGCA
The window above is part of the Patescibacteria group bacterium genome. Proteins encoded here:
- a CDS encoding tRNA-dihydrouridine synthase family protein, producing the protein MNNIWTRKNPHNPLLVLSPMAGYTDSAFRILCKGYGADVVMTELVSADAIAYGKFKVHKVGKVHKVEGKNHSTAELLSFYDDERPIVVQLFGKYPEKFAYAAKWVVENLKPDGIDINMGCPARKVIGSDHGAALLKNPDLACEIVRAVRAEISIPLSVKTRLGWENDNEILDFAPRLAEAGADAIIIHGRTYKDGFKNIARWENIYQIKDQISKIKNKEVSIIGNGDISNYDEAIKRSESGGIKLDGVAIGRATFGKPWIFSAELAVNSLKPTALILKHAKLVYETKGDHGIIEFRKHLLAYLRGFQNAKEMRKQAASIKSIRDIEKIINMIKND
- a CDS encoding glucose-6-phosphate isomerase family protein, whose translation is MTNLTDKIGFSALLEENGRLSFGAAVDVEKVSERKFSDLRPVAANQDVPLSDNSSYLMYRGVKKMADAEKISNSNLRFDLTVVPPAKIGDEYIKTIGHYHPNKQGTNFQYPELYYVASGVATCLVQNLENGIVTDVIICQVEEGNSIVIPPGYGHATINAGNRTLVMANWVCNGFDSDYSEFENKQGAAYYILDKFGEKKIVKNPRYGELLPVKNLKSAPKIIGPYLDNPAYDYVTDLSRVDFLRNPEKYLSDLSVANLFE